In Phragmites australis chromosome 16, lpPhrAust1.1, whole genome shotgun sequence, one DNA window encodes the following:
- the LOC133896502 gene encoding protein ENHANCED DOWNY MILDEW 2-like yields MEGGGVEASEGVVIDPVMDPVHLGDGEVGTDSDNDLFDELNDDVCALCGDGGLLLCCEGPCLRSFHATREDDGYSGCATLGFTTAQVEAMQHFFCTNCTNRQHQCAGCGVLGSSDAVNAQVFRCSHATCGRFYHPVCIGAQLHSGDPVEAARCRDRVAFGVAFQCLRPHGRQPDFYQVE; encoded by the exons ATGGAAGGGGGCGGTGTTGAGGCATCAGAAGGAGTGGTGATCGATCCAGTAATGGATCCAGTGCACCTTGGAGACGGAGAAGTCGGTACGGACAGCGACAATGATCTATTCGATGAATTGAATGACGATGTGTGCGCGCTGTGTGGTGACGGTGGCCTATTACTCTG CTGTGAGGGGCCATGCTTGAGGTCATTCCATGCAACGAGAGAAGATGATGGATATTCGGGCTGCGCAACACTTGGCTTTACCACAGCACAAGTAGAG GCTATGCAACATTTTTTCTGCACGAACTGCACAAACAGGCAACACCAGTGTGCTGGTTGTGGTGTGTTGGGATCGTCAGATGCAGTCAACGCTCAG GTCTTTCGATGCAGCCACGCCACCTGCGGTCGCTTCTACCACCCGGTGTGCATCGGTGCGCAGCTTCACTCTGGGGATCCTGTGGAGGCTGCCCGATGCAGAGATCGGGTTGCCTTTGGCGTGGCGTTCCAGTGCCTGAGACCGCACGGGCGGCAGCCTGATTTCTACCAGGTAGAATAG